In the genome of Kitasatospora cathayae, one region contains:
- a CDS encoding helix-turn-helix domain-containing protein has product MSGEQHNDLGKALRALRIASEKTAETVARRASMSPAKLSKIENGRTLPSVQDVDMILSALGISDEAKAEFLDAARGAATEQTAWRELRRMGHWKHQQAIKAIEARTTVLRLFQGQLIPGVLQSAEYVSAVFSLPPELPEESKAKTIAARIERQAVLYDRHREFHFVICEHVLRWRVCPPGVMATQLDRLISLSRLPNVTIGVLPLAKPMPDFPMTCFSMHDDRLVMVETFHSEITTRDPKDVSLYLSTFSRFDAAALHADDMRSLVEGIRDEFFREQENI; this is encoded by the coding sequence TTGAGCGGGGAACAGCACAACGACTTGGGTAAAGCCCTGCGGGCGTTGCGGATCGCCTCGGAAAAGACTGCCGAGACCGTCGCCCGCAGGGCTTCCATGTCTCCGGCCAAGCTTTCGAAGATCGAGAACGGCAGGACCCTGCCGAGTGTGCAAGACGTCGACATGATCCTGTCCGCGCTCGGCATATCCGACGAAGCCAAAGCCGAGTTCCTGGACGCAGCCCGCGGCGCGGCCACTGAACAGACTGCCTGGCGGGAACTCCGCCGCATGGGCCACTGGAAGCATCAGCAGGCCATCAAGGCCATCGAAGCCCGGACGACTGTTCTCAGACTGTTCCAGGGACAACTGATCCCTGGAGTGCTCCAGAGCGCCGAATACGTCTCCGCCGTATTCTCGCTACCCCCGGAGCTACCGGAAGAATCCAAGGCAAAGACGATCGCGGCTCGAATCGAGCGCCAGGCCGTCCTGTACGACCGCCATCGAGAATTTCATTTCGTCATTTGTGAGCATGTATTGCGGTGGAGGGTCTGCCCTCCTGGCGTCATGGCCACTCAGCTCGATCGCCTGATTTCGCTGTCTCGGCTTCCCAATGTGACCATCGGAGTCCTTCCCCTCGCCAAACCGATGCCGGACTTCCCGATGACGTGCTTCAGCATGCATGACGATCGCCTGGTCATGGTGGAGACCTTCCATTCAGAGATCACCACGCGCGACCCCAAGGATGTCAGTCTCTATCTTTCGACATTCTCCAGATTCGATGCTGCGGCGCTTCACGCAGACGATATGCGCTCGCTTGTCGAAGGAATCAGGGACGAGTTCTTTCGAGAACAGGAAAACATTTAG